A single region of the Deltaproteobacteria bacterium genome encodes:
- a CDS encoding OmpA family protein yields MTFKTEDKWMVRRLAALLVFAFLGVSAPALAGGMFTKKKDGSYQIDTSVHFPTGAKRFWQGHKKRMRQIAKFLKSHPEIKTITIIGHTDSRGPEEVNEKLSGARARFVKKSLVKLGVEPERLVLEMVGAATPKASNKSKLGRGKNRRVEFVVGGTAPAAEPEPVVEEPVEEEEVAEAEVAEEEVPAEEEEVAAAEEEEVPPEEEPEAEPEEELPAEEPVPEPVIEEVIPEPPPSFELLSWNTFHEYKHWIAAGATGLTTTIAIALGASASSKAAALDDLFVGNEDHTDAQNSARQLGVAADVFYTLSALGAVGTSWLFYDLYYGATGEAPETSVSVMPTAGGAMLQLQMPLGGD; encoded by the coding sequence TAAGGCGCTTGGCGGCCTTGCTCGTTTTCGCTTTTTTAGGGGTTTCTGCGCCTGCACTCGCGGGCGGCATGTTTACTAAGAAAAAGGATGGCTCGTATCAAATCGATACAAGTGTTCACTTCCCAACTGGGGCAAAGCGGTTTTGGCAAGGCCATAAAAAGCGTATGCGCCAAATTGCGAAGTTTCTCAAAAGTCATCCGGAAATTAAAACCATTACGATTATAGGCCACACCGATAGCCGCGGCCCTGAAGAGGTCAATGAAAAGCTGTCGGGAGCTCGGGCACGCTTCGTGAAAAAATCTCTGGTCAAGCTTGGAGTAGAGCCCGAAAGATTGGTCCTAGAAATGGTGGGTGCGGCTACGCCTAAGGCATCGAACAAATCGAAGCTAGGGCGAGGTAAAAACCGGCGGGTTGAGTTCGTTGTCGGAGGGACCGCGCCGGCGGCCGAACCGGAGCCGGTGGTTGAAGAGCCGGTAGAGGAAGAAGAAGTTGCCGAAGCTGAAGTAGCCGAGGAAGAAGTACCTGCAGAGGAAGAAGAAGTTGCGGCTGCGGAAGAAGAGGAAGTTCCTCCAGAAGAAGAGCCTGAAGCAGAACCTGAAGAAGAGTTGCCTGCTGAAGAGCCTGTTCCAGAGCCAGTGATAGAAGAAGTGATACCTGAGCCGCCGCCATCCTTTGAACTCCTTAGTTGGAATACATTCCATGAGTACAAGCACTGGATTGCGGCAGGCGCGACGGGTCTAACAACGACCATCGCCATAGCCCTAGGTGCTAGCGCCTCCTCGAAAGCAGCAGCGCTTGATGACCTCTTCGTGGGAAATGAAGACCATACGGATGCTCAAAATTCTGCCAGACAACTCGGTGTTGCCGCGGATGTATTTTACACGCTAAGCGCTTTGGGGGCGGTCGGGACCAGTTGGCTCTTTTATGACCTCTATTATGGCGCGACCGGTGAAGCTCCTGAGACTTCAGTCTCCGTGATGCCAACCGCAGGGGGAGCGATGCTCCAATTACAGATGCCATTAGGAGGCGATTAA